The following are encoded together in the Anopheles nili chromosome 3, idAnoNiliSN_F5_01, whole genome shotgun sequence genome:
- the LOC128727309 gene encoding tafazzin: MSSFLFNLLLKPAGPPPPGAVQQPHVPYNIDWIFPRLRRPNRLWHIASTGVIGLVGFFSKIVIVWLNKARVHNIEVLENALENRPKGTSLLTVSNHHSCFDDPGIWGLLDTRLLKLRNVCSKNVIRWSMAAHDICFTNKAHSLFFMYGKCIPVVRGAGVYQPAVDLCIEKLKLGHWVHVFPEGKVNMTKEDLRFKWGVGRIVYETPDLPIIIPIWHIGMDDVLPNEPPYYLRMGKKLTYNFGNPIDLSALMERLRSAPVNEEEARKLITDRIQEEMMLLKQETERLHSEYVKS; the protein is encoded by the exons ATGAGCTCGTTTCTGTTCAATTTGCTCCTGAAGCCGGCAGGTCCACCACCGCCTGGTGCCGTCCAGCAACCGCACGTGCCGTACAACATTGATTGGATTTTTCCCCGGCTAAGGCGCCCGAATCGGTTGTGGCACATCGCGAGCACCGGAGTGATCGGTTTGGTTGGGTTCTTCTCGAAGATCGTCATCG TGTGGCTAAATAAGGCGCGCGTGCACAACATCGAGGTCCTGGAGAACGCACTCGAGAACCGGCCCAAGGGAACGTCCCTGCTCACGGTTTCCAATCACCACTCGTGCTTCGACGATCCTGGCATCTGGG GACTTCTGGACACCC GTTTGCTAAAGCTTCGAAACGTCTGCAGCAAAAACGTCATCCGATGGTCGATGGCGGCCCACGACATTTGCTTCACGAACAAAGCCCATTCGCTGTTCTTTATGTACGGAAAATGCATCCCGGTGGTGCGTGGAGCCGGTGTGTACCAACCCGCGGTGGATCTCTGCATCGAGAAGCTCAAACTGGGCCACTGGGTGCACGTGTTCCCCGAGGGAAAGGTGAACATGACCAAGGAAGATCTCAG GTTCAAATGGGGCGTCGGTCGGATCGTGTACGAAACACCCGACCTGCCCATCATCATCCCGATCTGGCACATCGGGATGGACGATGTGCTGCCGAACGAGCCACCGTACTACCTCCGGATGGGCAAAAAGCTCACGTACAACTTTGGCAACCCGATCGACCTAAGCGCCCTTATGGAACGGTTACGCTCGGCACCGGTCAACGAGGAGGAAGCCCGGAAGCTGATCACCGATCGCATCCAGGAGGAGATGATG tTACTTAAACAAGAAACGGAACGGTTGCACTCGGAGTACGTGAAAAGCTGA